ttaaaaagtctgttttctACCTTGCAACTCAGCAAGTTGAgtctctgagcagcctgctctagtgggaggtgcccctgcacatggcagggccCTGGAGCAGGATGGTCTGAaggtcccagcccagccaggctgtgctctgatTCTCTGAGTGCCTCTGAgccacagcaggggcagcagcacccaaagGACCAGCGAGGTCAGCGGTGCCTCAGGGGTGTCCCACAGGCACCTCCTGTCCCCTGTGAGCACAAAAGATCCCTGGGAGGAGGGTCtgagcccaggggagcaggaCATGGCACCTTGCAGgcattccctgccctgctggcagcagctcttgcagctctggctctgagctggggcttGCTGGGCACAAactgccccaggagctgtgccaggctggcccctggtgctgggcagctctggccaTGGCTGAGGGATTCTCACAGGCTggccctgggctctgggcatTGCTGAGGGATTCTCACAGGCTggccctgagctctgggcaTTGAGTATTGCTGAGGGATTCTCACAGGCTGGtcctgggctctgggcactgggcaTTGCTGAGGGATTCTCACAGGCTggccctgagctctgggcactgggcaTGGCTGAGGGATTCTCACAGGCTGGCCCTGGCCATGGCTGAGGGATTCTCACAGGTTTCCCGtctgccctgcaggagcctgggctgCACCGTGGTGGAGATGCTGACCGAGAAGCCCCCCTGGGCGGAGTACGAGGCCATGGCCGCCATCTTCAAGATCGCCACGCAGCCCACGAACCCGCAGCTGCCCTCGCACATCTCGGAGCACGGCCGGGACTTCCTGAGGCAGATCTTTGTGGAAGCCAGGCACAGACcctctgctgaggagctgctcagacACCACTTTGCACAGCTCCAGTACTGAGTTACCTCCGTGCTCGCGGCTCTGCCGGCCTGGCCGCGCCCTGGCCCGTCTGAGTGCGGCTGCCCCTCGTGCTGCTGCGCCCTCGAAGGGCAGCTCAGCCAGCCCGGGCCTTTGGGAGCTTCTGCCGGggagcctgggctctgctctcgTGCCTGATTCCTCTCtttgctgggctgctgctcctgctgcctccccgGGCTGCCTGGATGTGTGTGTTCTCTGCAGGAGTGGGATCCTGGCTGGAGTCTTCGCTGCCTGAGCGCGGGAGACCTCTGAGCCCaagtgggagctgggagagctcccCCCTTCAGCAGAACAGGAGCGTgcagagcccccagagcagctctgcctgtggcagcccctggttctcccctcctggggctccGGAGGCGCCTCCAGTCCCTGGATCCAGCAGAAAGCCATGGAGCGTGCTCTCACTAGAGATGGGGTCTTTTTCCTCTTGAGTATTCAGCATCTGAAGGTGTTCAGAAAATACTGATTCAAAAGTATGTGAATAGTGTTATTTTATAATGACCCCatggatttggggctgggggtgaggaaGGTCCTTCCAGCCAAATGTCAGGGGAATCAGACAGGTCTCAGCAGAATGCAGTCACCCCAGGGCCTGGGGGAAGGGCTCTCCCAGTGCTGGTGGGAAATCCAGAGCTGATTTCCAAGGTTTGATCTGGCCCAGCATTAGGACAGTGTTGGTTCGTGTCATACCAAACAAATCTGTGCTCCTGCttcctctggggctgctgggtcCAAACAAAACCCCCGGAAGGGAATTCAGTGGAATTCGGCTTCCTCCTGCGTCTGTCTCTTTGGCTGGTAACATTTTACCATCCTTTTAACCAAAGATAGTCCTCTGGTGCCCAGGAATTTACTCAGAGTTTCTTTAAGCACATGGCCTAGTGGAAAATTGAGGATTTCTTGGGGAGAATTACCTGGACACTCATTCTTGCTGTGCAGAGGAAGCTCAGCCCTTTGCTGTGAGTTGTTGAATTACAGGTGTGCAAGTGATCATTTCAGAGTTCCAGTAAAATGTTAATAAAGTGTGCACAGAGATCATTTCAGAGTTCCAGTAAAATGTTAATAAGCTTTTGTAGGAATCAAATCAAACAGGGAACctgagaaaacatttaaaatgctaGCAAATATCTAAAATTACCTGGAGATTCTCCATGCAGGTACCAGCAAAGCATTTCCAAGTGATTGTGCAGTTGGAAGATGGCACAAGTTGGAGAACTGAGGTCCTGAAATCTTCTGTGCTGATTTGGGCACTAATAATCTTTATTTCATTCATGAAAGACCAGCAGTTTTTAAGTGCTGGGAATTCGTGGAGTGATTATAAGTTATCTCTGAGAAATGAAACTGAGAAAGGCAAATGTTAATTAACTAAAATATTGCTTTATAGGGCAACATTGAAGGTGTTCTGCTCTTAAATTGGAAACCATATTAAGGTTCCACACACCTCCACTCTTCTCCCccataaaaaattgaaaattgcTTCATAATGCAGTAAAATTAAGTTTCTAAGTGAATACTAATAGCAGGATAAGGCAAATTTTAATGAAACCAAGCTCCttcaacacaggaaaaatactgtgttgaattgcaagagggaaaaaaagaaccctGAAGGCCCCAACTAACCAGAAGTCCTGAAAAGCTTTAACAGTATGAAATGGTTTTTCTGTGCCAAACCCAGAGCAAAGTGTGGCCAATAAGAGCTGGTGgtgtttcttttccaggctccctgcactgctccaaGGATGCACTGTCCCACTTGTGGGCACTTAGGGGATCCCTTTTATGAAAGCCCTTGTTccataatttatttaattgtaGTGGGAGCACTTAATTGATCTTTTCCcaagcaggagctcagctccaggctgtgcagggctgctcagagTGAGGAGCttgtcccagcctgtgctgggagccatccctgcagcctgcatggcagagcactgctggggccCAGCTCTTCAGACCTTGCAGCCCAAACGTACCAAAGATTGGAGTTTTCCTGCAGcgcccagcagctgcagggcccaGGAGCACGGTGCCATCTGCAGGGctttccctctgtccctgcctcgTCCTCACCAAATCCAGACCTCCTGCCACGTGCTGGGAGAGACCAGGGCGTGGGGAAACTGCAGAACTGCTGCAGAGCCTCAATCCTCAGGAGCTGTTGTGGCTTTTACCTCACCCACGTCACAGGAGGCgcctccagagcagagcaggagcccccagggctcttggggtgtcccagagctccctgtgctggatgTGCCTCCTGTGTGCAGAGCCTTCTCTGCAGAACCTCCTGTGCTGGATCTGTTCCCTCTGTGCAGAACCCTCTGTACAGATCCCTCTGTGCTGGATCTGTCCTCTCTGTGCAGAGCCCTCTGTACAGATCCCTCTGTACAGAACCCTCTGTGCTGGATCTGTCCTCTCTGTGCAGAACCCTCTGTGCAGATCCCTCTGTGCAGATCCCCCTGTGCTGGATCTGTCCTCTGTGCAGAACCCTCTGTACAGAACcctctgtgcagagcccccTGTGCTGGATCTGTCCTCTCTGCAGAACCCTCTGTACAGATCCCTCTGTGCAGATCCCCCTGTGCTGGATCTGTCCTCTGTGCAGAACCCTCTGTACAGAACcctctgtgcagagcccccTGTGCTGGATCTGTCCTCTCTGCAGAACCCTCTGTACAGATCCCTCTGTGCAGATCCCCCTGTGCTGGATCTGTCCTCTGTGCAGAACCCTCTGTACAGAACcctctgtgcagagcccccTGTGCTGGATCTGTCCTCTCTGCAGAACCCTCTGTACAGATCCCTCTGTGCAGATCCCCCTGTGCTGGATCTGTCCTCTGTGCAGAACCCTCTGTACAGAACcctctgtgcagagcccccTGTGCTGGATCTGTCCTCTCTGCAGAACCCTCTGTGCAGATCCCTCTGTGCAGATCCCCCTGTGCTGGATCTGTCCTATGTGCAGAACCCTCTGTGCAGAACCCTCTGTGCAGATCCCCCTGTGCTGGATCTGTCCTCTGTGCAGAACCCTCTGTACAGAACcctctgtgcagagcccccTGTGCTGGATCTGTCCTCTCTGCAGAACCCTCTGTGCAGATCCCCCTGTGCTGGATCTGTCCTCTCTGTGCAGAACCTTCTCTGCAGAACCCTCTGTGCAGATCCCTCTGTGCAGAACCTCCTGTGCTGGATCTATCCCCCCTGTACAGACCCCCCTGTGCTGgatctgtcccctctgtgcagAACCCCCTTTTTGCAGAACCCCCTTTTCAGAgccctctgtgctcccaggctgtgctgggagccacaAGCCCTTGGACAGTGGCAGAACACGGGCCCAGCTCGGGCTGGCACCTGGGGCACAGGAACAAGCCAAAGCATTACCTGTATGTTTGGAGATGCACTTTTCTGAATGTAGTTTATATCGCTCTTTTTTAGCTCTTTTTACATCATGTAAACGGTGATGcctcatatttttttttaatttatatcgTAAAAGATCATATTTGgtgatttttatatatatcGACTGTtatggggtggggagggaggtggggaaATAAATTTGACGCctttatgaatttaaaaaagaaaaaaagcagctggtTTTGCAGAGAATTTGCTGATGGTTTATAATTAGTAGAACCAAGCCAAAATGCCTCTTTGTTTCCTCACAGCCCTCTTGATTATGGAGAAGGAGATCTCGATCCCTGAGCCCACTGCTGTCATCAATAACTTGGGGCTGACATGGATACCACGGCTTTTAACAGCCCTGGAAGCAAAAGAGTTTCAAGTGGACAGAAATGTAATTATACCTCAGAATTGGACTCTATCTGGCCTCTTTATCCTGGcagactaggaaaaaaatgggaataaactCATTTAGGGGAGAGTGGAGGAGGAGTGCCAGGCTGACAAAAAGCTCTTGTGTCAGTTCCAAATGTCCAAATGTTGGATTTCCTGCAGTTCCtcccagggagggatggatgggaaaTGTTGAGAATTGGGGTccctgctggaagtgctgcagaaatggaGAATATTCTGTTTGACAAAGGATTCCTTAAAAGAGTCCCAGTGTCCTGAAATGGTTAAAACTGATCAGAAAAGTGCCCAAGATTCCCATTGGAGAAGAGCTTGGAGGAGTTTGGGTGTCCCTGAGGTGGTTAGGAAACAAAGTCGTGACATTTTGGTCTTGGTGTGACGATTCTGTGCATTCCAGGTTATTTGCTTGTTCTCCAGAAAAACCCATCTTTGCCCATTCTAGTGGCAGTTAGGTTGCATCAATTTGgatgggttttttggggtggtttttttttctttttcctaatttgGAATAACATTCTAAAGGACTGGAATCTGCTCTGAGGAGTTTCCATTGGCACCTGTTACCAACACTGAGTGACCAGAGGGAAGAGGTGGGTGTGCCAGGAGCAGTtcaaagaggaaggaaggggtTTTGTTACCACCATGAACgatgcagagcagggaggaagggctTTAACCTGGATTGTGCAGAAGACCTTGACCCAGTAGTCTCTATTTACTGACCGGGGGCTTGCAGTGCAAAGCCAGGCCAATGTATcattttatttacaataaaattaTCATTTATATGAAAGCCTGTTTTGGTGACtgtccttttaaaaagcaaaaatttggAGAAGGAAAGCCTCTGCTTTTCAGACCAGTGGAAGATACCATGAGCTGCCTTCCAGATCTTGCATTGACTGTAACAGTGATTTGGGGCAGAACAGAGAGTGGGTAACCACATCTCCAAATACTTccagggtttattttttttttcagcttgctgTTTTAGGAACAATCAGAAATAGTGCTGCTGTAAAATTCATCTGTTCTCCTTACTGAAAGGgtgattttttcctgttcatgCAGCTTCTCTCCTCAGTGCCATTGTCACTTAGTCAGTGTTTGGTGCCACTGTCCCTCCACCCCAGCCAGCCTCCAGAACTGTTTtcccaggatggagctgctgtcagTGAAGCACTGAAATACTTGTCAGTGTGAAATGTGAACAGGTCAGAAGAGGGGCTTGGCCAGCTGATGGAGCAGAAACCACGCACTGAAGCAGGCTGTGagaccctggctgtgccagcacacacaggaacCATCCAGTGCAGATGTGTCAGAACAAAATGTCTCGTGGAGCCAGAGCAAACCACAGCCCTTGGTGTCagagcaccagctcctgccgtggccagagcaggactgggagctCTCCCTTCCTTCACTGAAAACACgaaagaaatgcagcaaagaCCCTCAATTTGTATTTCTGGCAGTTTGTGTTACGTGTGTGGTATGGCCCAGGGGAAGGGGACTTAAGGCACATTTCCTCTCTAAATCCACTCctgaagcaaataaaatataaaaatctctAGAGGGTTGGCTGTACTACACTGCTGTGGCTGTTTCTTTTGGGGCAGTAAAGTGTGACCCAGGAAGTGTCTGGATTTAGCACTGCTCAGGTGTGGGTGCATTGCTTTGTACCCAGGAAACGCTGGCAcggtgctctgcagctctgcatggatGTGGGTTTACATGGAGTCACTCGGGATTCTCCAGCCTTGAAATCCTGGCGGTTTCATGCTTCCCTGCCCCCCTAACATCATGTGGCATTGTTCAAACGCTGCTGGGAGCT
The genomic region above belongs to Ficedula albicollis isolate OC2 chromosome 27, FicAlb1.5, whole genome shotgun sequence and contains:
- the LOC107604239 gene encoding keratin-associated protein 16-1-like, with the translated sequence MCLLCAEPSLQNLLCWICSLCAEPSVQIPLCWICPLCAEPSVQIPLYRTLCAGSVLSVQNPLCRSLCADPPVLDLSSVQNPLYRTLCAEPPVLDLSSLQNPLYRSLCADPPVLDLSSVQNPLYRTLCAEPPVLDLSSLQNPLYRSLCADPPVLDLSSVQNPLYRTLCAEPPVLDLSSLQNPLYRSLCADPPVLDLSSVQNPLYRTLCAEPPVLDLSSLQNPLCRSLCADPPVLDLSYVQNPLCRTLCADPPVLDLSSVQNPLYRTLCAEPPVLDLSSLQNPLCRSPCAGSVLSVQNLLCRTLCADPPVLDLSPLCRTPFLQNPLFRALCAPRLCWEPQALGQWQNTGPARAGTWGTGTSQSITCMFGDALF